The Hemiscyllium ocellatum isolate sHemOce1 chromosome 20, sHemOce1.pat.X.cur, whole genome shotgun sequence region cttcatctgctatgcatctgcccaccactcaacttgtccaaatgaAACTGAAGCAATTCTGCATCCTTCTCATAGttattattgaatgatggagcaggatcaaagggcCTACACCTGTGCCTAATTTACATATTTCCATATACAAATTCTAAATGTTCCTCAAGACCTAGGAATAGATTAAATAAAATTGGTACTTTAAGTTAATACATTTCGGGAATCAATATATCTAAGTTTCTTTGTAGTATGAAAATGGGAATGTTTGTTTAGCTtattcatttcagttttaaatttgaGCAGCCAGAATTGGAAACTGTATTACATTTTAGGTCAAAGTTGTTTTTGTGGATTTAATTTAACCAATGATTTTGTTTTGCATCTGTGAAAGGTGCTGAAATGCTTGCTGATAAACTTTGACCTTGAACTTATGTCTGCTAAGATGTCTGGCAGAAATTCAATTTGAACCTTTCAAAACACTTTGATATAACCAGACTAGAATTTTTAACATATCATTTTATAAACTGCAATTGCTTTCTTTAAGCAGCTTAAAGGAAAGACACGACTTACTGTTTTTCCAAATTAGGTGAAGCAGCAAACATCAGAAATTGAAAATTGGGTTGAGTGAGAGAAAGGATAACTGAATCTGAACTTAAAGTGGAATAAAGTTTGGGaagagactgtctctttcaaaaACTGGTATGAATTTCAGAGCTCAGAATGCGAAAGCAGTATCCTATTTAACTCTATTTGGTTTAAGAATGTTGACAATTTTACCATCTTTGAAAGTTAGCTGCTTCTTCAGTTTGATTACTATCATTGGAAATACACCTGAAGAAAGGATAAGAACAATAACTTTGCTTTATGAAGCAGGTATTATTCTGTTCTCTGGCTGACTAAAGTTTTAGTTTAAATTAAGTTGGAATTAAAATCCACTACTCTTTAAAATAGTGAACACCTGAAGTTCAGTGTGACCAACAATGATATTATGACTGCCATGATAAATTAAATAGAAGTCTTTAAATCAAACTGAAGACACACGTATTTGGCATTTTAGAAAACGCGAGTGAGTAATTGTGTGAATTGGAATTTAGGAAATTTAAGGTGACTTTGATAAGTTACTTCAAAAAACAATGAGTTTGAAATACTATAAGAAAtgctaacaaatttgggaatttCTTTGAGAATTTATTTAAGAATTCCATCTTCACTGACTGAATGTTTTTCTTTGAAATGATAATGTTCTAAATCAAATAATAAAACAGTGTGACACTGAGCAAAATCTTCGCAGCTCCTGAACAACTTGGTAATTGCTGAAAAAAACGTGAAATCGGCAGAAAAGAAATGCTGTATGTTGAGAAAAAGGTCAGACTCTGTGACCAAATTCAGAATGGTGAGAATCTCATTCATGAGTAGCAAGAGGGCTGCTACTTGTGTAAATGTAAATGCATCAGCATGGCATTATTACACAGTCATGCCTCATTGATATTCAGTTTTCCATTCTGCCATGTGTCAGATAGAAACTTGATGTCAAGAATTTCCAAAACAACCATCAGAATGCATACCTGGCAACTCCAGCTCACTGCATgttccttcggccctcaatgttggaCACAAACACCAACATCTTAGCACAAACTCCACAGCCCTTTGTCTACAGAGGCTGGCATTGCACAGATTAACAGGAAAACTAGAGGAATGTTGGCCTGCAGCATCTTTACACACAGCCTCACCTATCCCAACACCACTAATCTAACATGATCTGCCACTGTACTGCCACTCACTCAGAACATCTACCTGCACCGACAGTAACACCAAGGCAAGGCAGACATGCTGCAAACATACTGATAGGCTcagagagagtcagtgctgaCAGTACGCTAAGAGCCCAGAGGTGTATCCTGGTCCAGTCTATGAATGGATTTGAGTCCCCAAACACAGTGTCTTTGTAGCAACATTAAGAACTGCAGGCTAATCATCTTTCACACTGGCTATGAATGCTGCTGGGGCAGACAGCAACATATTCCATGCTTCACTTCGTATTGATACAATGGCAGAATAAAGTTGCATGCTTCCTGTCTCAGTGGGTCTAGGTGTACATTAAATTGTGCTTTACAAGTGCGACATTGATCAGATccaaatttgaaattcagacacAGCTAGTCAAAATTTGATATTGCACATTTTTTtattataaatgcaaattgcttAACAGAATTGAGTGAAAAGATACAAGCAGCTTAAAAAATCGTTGACAAATACGTTATCACTAGAAAACACTTAGTACAGTACATTAGAAACAACACATATCCATCTAACAAAATAGACTATAGTCACAAAATGATTCATTAAAATATCAAAAATGTtaacaaaactttttaaaattctaaatatTACAGTATTACTTTAGTGTGTGTTCCTATTGCATACTCTGTTATAGTATCCTTCTGATATACTCAACATTCAGTAATGGCAAAAGATCACAAATCTCACCACTTAATCCTGGTTTCCTCTGATGAGACAGACTGATTGGTTATCCATTTCCTTTGCAGTGACACAGCCCATTTCTCTTCAGTTCAAGGCATTCACGCTCCTAAATATTTTAACAGCTCCAAGTGGACCACTGCCTTATTCCCTTGAATCAGCATTCACCCGTGGCACAAATTTCAGGATCACGGGTTTTTTGGGATGCATGGGTCCTTTCACATTCATTTCTAGTGGGATCTGGAATAGAATGAGCAATGGTCAGGAGGGCAATGGGAATGTTTGACTCAAATGTTTAATGTACTCAACTATCAGGCCATAATTTCCTCCCTGTCCCATTATCCACTTATTTTCTAAATCCAACTTCAAAACACATTAACACTTTCAGATAATTTTTTATGCTGGGATTCTCACCGATGTCTCCTGGCATGGCACAATGGTCAAATGTTGCAAGAATGAAGCAAGTGCCATCTTCATCATAAGTTGAGCAAATCGCATCCCGATGCAGTTCCGAGGGCCCACTCCAAATGGCAAGAAGATATTTGGATTCCGAGACTCCCTATTCTCTTTACTGAACCTAGTTATATTGGCAAAACAAAAGGGAAAGAGGCCATTGTCAAATTGGCCTGGATGCAGGTGAGGTAGATGTagcttcacagtggaagacaccagtaacATACCGGATCTTCAATGGAGTCGGGGCCGAGGTAGGAGTAATGGCCGAGGTAGGAGTGGCCATCACTGAAAGAgaaggataaaagcaaattactgcagatgctggaatctgaaaccaagagagaaaatgctggaaaatctcagtaggccTGGCAGGctctgacagagggtcagttaaactcgaaacgtcagctcttttctctcctagcagatgctgccaggcctgctgagattttccagtattttctcttttggtcactgagagagaaggtgctgacaaagctgaaaggtctgacgTTTGGACTACACCGCTGAGATCTGAACAAGACCACTGTGGAGATTGTAGAGTCATTGGTGGTAATCGTTCAAGAATCACTGGAGTCTGGGATTGTTCCAGATGGctaatggctaatgtaacacctctGTTTAAAAAGCCAGagtgagggaggcagaagacagaaacTATGCCAGTTAGCCTGATGTGGTCATTGGTAAAATTTGAGTCCATTaaagatgagattgtggagtatttgGAAATGCATGGGAAAATGGGGCAGAGTCAGTATGGCTTCGTCAAAGGGGACATCGTGCCTGACaaactgttagaattctttgaggtaacaagcaaattagacaaaggagcACCAGTTGACATGGtcagtttggatttccagaatgaCTCTGATAAGGTGTCGCACCAAATAAGGTAAGAGTCCATgttgttaggggcaaggtactggcatggatagaggattggctgactgttTTTCagggtggcagccagtgactagtggagttccgcaaGGGTCAGCGTTGGAACCACAGTTATTCATACTATGCATTAATAATCTAGACAAAGGAACTAAGGGCATTGTCGCCAGgcttgcagatgagacaaagataggttgagggacaggtagtattgaggatgcagggaagctgcagaaggtcTTAGACAGGCtaagagaatgggcaaagaagtggcagatggatatcaacatgggaaagtgtgaggttatgtactgGATATAAGTCCTAgttcaggttaacatgcaggtccaGTTGGCAGTTGGAAGGCAATgtaatattagcattcatttcagaaGGACTAGATTACGAAGAGCAGAAATgtcctgctgaggctgtataaggctgtgTGCAGATTCaagatattgtgagcagttttgggccccatatttaTGGAAGGATATTATGGCATTGGAGGACGTTGCAGAgggagtttacaagaatgttccTGGGGATGAAGGCATTGCCATTTGAGGAGTtgttgaggactttgggtctgtattcaatggagtttggCATGACTTTGAGATGGGGAAGAATTTGATGGAAATTTACCAGAATCTCAAGAGGTCTGGATAGCGTGGATATGGACAAGATGTTTGTacaagtaggagagactaggatccaaagatacagcctcagagtgaagagacaattctttcgaactgagatgaggggaaatcTCTTCATCCAGAAAATGGTTACTCTTGGAAATTATTACCACATGGagctgtggaggctaagtcattgaCTGGATTTAAGGCAGAGGCAGTTAGGTTCTTGGGATCAAGAGTTAGAGGGAGAAGGCAATAATcatgagaaatatatcagccattattgaatgctgagcagactcaataggctgcaGGGCCTAATTATGCTTCTATATCCTACGGTCTAATACAAAATTTAAAATGGTAATAATGGTTCTGTCCCAGCATTCCTTTATTTGCTGATATGGAGTTGGTGTTACACAATGTCCAGAATGTGACGTGACGTGTCTAATCCATTGAGAGTACGCACAATCTTGATCCAACACTTGCCCAGCCTCCCAAACGGTAAAACTGGAACATAATGCATGTCACAGCATCCCAAAAGTGCACATTAAAACAAAGTACCTGAACCAGCAGTTGACTCAGACACTCTGTGACAGGCACCTTTGATAATGACAGCATCTGATCATTGTTGCAAAGGAGACCCTGTTTGGATTTCAAATTTATAACAAGAAAAAAACAGTATCACTGTTTGTTCTGCACTGACATGATTTTGTGGTCGTAATGTTAGTGGAACTGTCAGTGCTGGAAGTCATTATTTCAAAGTCTGAATGTTGCCATGTGCACTTAAATGAGGaaatccagcagtttctgtcAGTGATTGTATCCTCCACACAGCTGGTACGGTTGCAACATCACCACAGACAGCACATCAATGAACTGATAACCTACTCTTTTACCTTATTTATATGGTTTTAAGAATCTAGGAAAAGTTGCATTTTGTTGATGGATATTGCTCTGGGATTTTAGCAGTGGCGGTTTATTTTACAGATTAGCCTCACAGGTCTTGAAAAATATTTATGAAATGTGAAATcactttaataaaaaaaaacgtaTATAGACTTAAAATGTTCTTATTATGCTGGTTTCAGATATTTCAACTTTTCCCTTAAACCATATATAGGTCCCAATTATTTATTGCTCCCTGCAAAATTGAAGTACTTAAATTGACATTGAGAAAGGGGAAaacaacacagaaaaagaaaTTTGATATTTGTGGACAGCAGCTCACTTACTTCCTGTGGGCAATTCCTCACATACAACTGCAAGTTTTAGTTGCCATTCAGTGGTCCATTTCCAGGCACTGTTCAAGTCTGGAGCTTCAATAGTTCCAATGCCCACTCCTACTTTGATAGCACTAAATGAGAGAGGGTCACGGTGACTTATGAAAGTTGGAAATAATAATGATCCCCAGTATTGAGCTTGGGACCCTCTATGCAGGATATCCTCCATTTCTCCAATCAGGTACGAAAGGCTTTCTACTCTTTGGCCAGTTTACAAGTTTACTTTGAGTTGCTAACATACTGAGTTCAACCAACAAATGTCttgtggaacaaaaacagaaattgctggaaaaactctgcaggtcgaacagcatctgtggagagaaagcagaattaatgttttgggtgcagtgacccttcttcgagAATATCTTGTGGAACTTTGTTAGATTATATTTTAGGCTTCACGACAGTGAGGGTTGTTATGTGTTGTTTATATGAATAATTGATGTGTCTTTACAAAATGAAGGCTTCTCAATCAGACTGAAGGTATCACAATTAGCTCTTTGTAGGTAATAGTTCAGCTCTATAGCCCTTTGAAAATAAGGAACAATACACAACTCCTGCATCTAAAAGGGTGTTTTGCACATAAATGACACATCTACTCAATGTTGAGTTAGTTGGCCTCACTGGAGTTGTTTTAGCACTGTTGTATTATTGGGCTACTGAGGCTCAACATAAGAATTGCTTATGTCTGGGTCTGATCACTATACTTGTTAGAAAGCAGGCAATGTATGTTGGTATTCAAAGAAGATACTGTTCTGCCCAGAGCTGGTGCCTCTGACAAATGCATCATCCCAGTTATCAAGATGGATCTTCAGTCAGAGTGAATAGATCTCAACTAGTGGGAACATAATAGACCACAACAGGTGCCAGCAATCTGCCTTCCATTTTCTGGTAGCTTTAcgatgaaaatgacaaacaaattgtaAACTGCATCAGAAGCTCCTTAACCATCAAAAATCAAAATCTTCAGGATTCCAAAAAAAGTATTTTGCTCCGAATCACGACACGGTCATGGAATTCAACTGTGTTTAAAGTTCCATCAGCTGAATAGATCATCAAATCCTAGCCGTATATTGAAGCAAAGGCCAACTAGTCAAGACAGAAGAAATGAAAAGGTACCAAGTCAGAAATCGAGGTTGTGATTGGTATTATAATGTAAACAGCACTTCGGTAAAATATGTAGTTGATGCAGCTCAGAGGCCAGTGCTGGGCTAGTTAAAAATCCCAAAAAGGcaaattaaaaacacaaaattcACATTCATCCAATTTGTAGAAGCAGAGGCCATGGGTAGCATGGATTACCTCTGTAGTATAATGGGGATAAATGTCAATGATGATATAATACTGACATCAACAACCATGTGTTGACTCTTTAGGAAGAGAGGATTAAAACTGCATGAGAGGAGCAGtgatcagtattctgtaaattagTATGTAATAAAGTGTTTACAGCACTTAATGGGATTCAGATAGGTTACTCTTTGATTCTGCTGCAACTGTTTTTGTATTATCAATGGAAATAGCCTAGCCAAGTACAGCATAGAGTCCAGTAATACCTTTCAGGTCTAAACTCTTCAGGTTCTGACCAGTATTTTGGATCATGGTGCAGGACATAGGCAGGAACCATGACTACAGTCCCCTTTGGAACTGTTACCCCATTGAGCTGGACATCTTTCTTGCACACTCTGTCAATGCGGGGGTCAGGGGGGAACATTCATAGGGTTTCAGATATCACCATGTCCATATATTCCAACTGCATCACTCCCTCGTATGTGGGAGGAGCCTTTAAAGGAAAAAGAACAAGATGCCATTAGTGAAATTTAGAGAATTGAAGTATTTAATTACAGGAGAAGAGAAACactctctgctgtttgtaatggtACAGATATAATATATGAATAATGGAGAGACCAAAATGAAGGTCATACATCAAATAATCACAAATGAATCTAACTGAGAATTCAGATATTGCATTCCCTGGAATGGTTAGAATATCAAACCCATTACTACAGATGGGTGAAGGCTGAAAGCTCATCATATTTCAACGAAGCTAACAAACATGGTGATAATGGACACCAAGAATCAAGACTCACAAAGTTCAGACTAATCAGACCAAGAGATGGGGCTGAGTGTGGTTAGCTTGGCAACAGAAAAGCAGAAAGAAATGAAGAGGATTCAgggttgatgtgtgtgtgtgtgtgtgtgtgtgtttctgaaaCTCTGAAAGTCTCTTTGAAGTAAATAATGCAAAGTTAAAAGCAGAACATGGATTGTTTTTCCCAGTAAGTGCTCCAAGAGGTTGATGTTTCCTCACTGCCAAGGTGTACTTAGGAAGAGATTGGTGTCAGTCAATCATAGCTCTCTCAAACACAGCCGTGTCTCAGCTGAAGAGCACTCTCTCCTCAGTCAGAAACCCATGGTTTTAATTCCATACTGGATAACAATAATGCAAGAAGACTGTTGAAGAATATCCCCAGTCTATACGCCTCCCTTTTGACACTTGTTTCCAGATATTACTGTTGTTGTCCCTACATGATACTGTAAGGTTCCACTATTAGTACTTGCAATTTGTGAATTCACCCATCTGCACCTTATAACCTACTGTGACATCACTATCCACTTTTCCATAGTTTCTGGCAGCCAAATGTATGATGTAAAAATGtccattaaaataaaatcttcaGCTAGGCATTCCATACCTATTATAAAAGCAACAAAATGCCTCAAATGCAATTTATGGCATGACCAACAAGGCCATGATCAACTTTTATCCACTTTATCTAGACATTGAATAGCAGCACAGCCAATGTTAGAGCAGTTCTCAGTGCTGTAAATGCACTGCTGATAACTGGCTTTGTGGAGCACCTCGCTTGACTGCACATTTGTAATCAGTATTCCAGTGAACGAAGGAGGAAACCGTCCAATTAGACTTGCTATAgctaattgttttttaaaaaaacactgaatACCACTTTGCAGCTTCATTACGCTGAACTAGGATTACCTTAACCAGATCATTTAATGGGGTCTAAATTTTCATACAATAATGGAATATAAATAGCCACAGTATCACAAAATAGGAATATGTCCCTCAGGCCTGCTCtcccactcaatatgatcatacCTAACCATTCCACTCAGTATCCCATTTTTCACTTTGTCCTGACACCTTTGATCTCGTTAATCCTAAGAACTTTATCTAATGCTTTCTTAAACATTCAGTCTTAATatgattacagtgtggaaacaggccatttagcccaaaaagtccacattgactgtccaaagaacatcccaaccAAACCCAACACCCTACTCTACTCcacccctgtatttcccatgggcaagccacctaatctacacatctttggactgtgggaggaaacccacgcagacacaaagagaatgtgcaaagtccacagagacagttgccctactctggaattgaacccggtccctgatgctatgaggcagcacttctaaccactgagcaaccatgtcACCCCAATGATTTGGCTCAAATGCTTTTGGTGGTAAAAATATTCAATAGGCTCACCATCCTTTAGGTCAAAAAAATTATCCTCTCAGTCCAACTCCATATCTTTAAATTGTGACCTTTAGTCTGGACTTCTGGGTCATCTGGAAAGTTCTTCCTGCAgttaccctgtccagtcctgttagaatctTATACCTTTCTGAGATTCCTCCCTCACCTGATCCTTAACAATTCCAGGGAATATCATTCTAACCAGTCCAGTCTCTCACCTCAGTCCTATCATCCCAGCTGTTAAGCAGTTCTAATAaataaatctttcttttcttccaGTATCTTTGGTACATACAGTATGGATGTGGTGATGAGCACTGCATTCAGTGTGGATGTCGACTCGATTAACAATCCCAATGACCTGTTTATTAGCAACATCAAGTAACTGGTCAAGTTCATCTTCTTCAACTCTGTTATTAGTCTTATTTGTAAGTGATTCAcaatatttctttttgttttagttGAGTTAGGGGAAGGTTTTCTTCTGATTTGAGGAGATATGCTGCTGGTTGCACTGTTCACTCCAGTTGCCCTGGTTCCATAGCTGCAGTTTGTACTTCCAGTAGCTTTATGGGTATATCCACTGGGACAAAAAGATCCAGGACCCAGCAGACTTAATTATGGCCGTACAACGTCTAATAATCATAATAATGTCATCAATGATGATAGAGGTGTTTTCTCACTTCAAAATTTGTCAGTTATTCAGTTCCAACTGTAACCACACGCCCAAAGAAAATATCtaaaccatctc contains the following coding sequences:
- the LOC132825240 gene encoding cytochrome P450 3A19-like; the encoded protein is MFPPDPRIDRVCKKDVQLNGVTVPKGTVVMVPAYVLHHDPKYWSEPEEFRPERFSKENRESRNPNIFLPFGVGPRNCIGMRFAQLMMKMALASFLQHLTIVPCQETSIPLEMNVKGPMHPKKPVILKFVPRVNADSRE